In the genome of Podospora pseudocomata strain CBS 415.72m chromosome 2 map unlocalized CBS415.72m_2.2, whole genome shotgun sequence, one region contains:
- a CDS encoding uncharacterized protein (COG:S; EggNog:ENOG503NXMM), with the protein MDDPPPMTAAHHHYAAPRGRQLGTIPEHHATTAGGPRTTDDLLLNLTPRAAVEAFQNPSGSLKASIDAATPFEQAFAMRAAIASSNIADWLEDLSSWPWPKGGGSAGFEMPMAKRRRVSNGIDRADEDDQMYIGSLEVSQVVRYEKRIDEINQGLEKLDIEEIKTQVLHNHIMPLSRPGTPLLDSGRSVSSALSTLARMDDLTALLTATLMQALPNISKLTRLLGIWTFRLLVLRRIPVFLKSLADAEVALQSGWHAIGVKSTKTDAADTASSNGPPSGTNGVTVLSQKEHEVMKTVLERKVARTGRDLDAMLDLLEGQVDTLPEEWIDRVDSLEHEYGEWTVACEQKIREAELAELARTTPEPKTRQVASGDKSPIPPPTPESKAATDIAEPVVVGGEENSISEEFNTSASSRREYFPLFGMPEEPTKSEPRSQDGINNAPQDLSKRLGLPIKFDRPDWPAIKVHEPAEEYDTNPIRSSLDGARKWSRFDGNGHLVSFDGLEEEEKKDSTGLAGSSSEQDRVSDALDGTSGLDTTGTPSYRSEDEYELTDGSDDFVPQPDLPVLPRSRRASDSGTVVHEASLARFMDFSSDSLDQGTPERPRRRDVDLARSLAESYRSPSSPPALNRVANRSMSVSFNEEPMIRHLPSISSSPMTPNYNQSSLYDDEIPTQPNTPDKANGPDEKLQQQISDILQSVPAKIRLTSVLPPINLNPPDFKMPTARKKMSNPNLKRSVSNISLRSNGSRAGTPSFTLAPALGRTPRQRPKPGNPEIKLYHLSRSNGEAPIKLFIRCVGERGERVMVRVGGGWADLGEYLKEYASHHGRRSAVAEASKVEVKDIPRSATAMAMRGDGTLGSTPPSRPASSHRPMSSHATRNDDSPGQLKVRKVRRSSAAVGSETPLATVTGPCNRSNTPSTGGSRSSSRLSWPQAGEKDKEEEVVLGMAGPRAKQIEMSEENKQWVESVKQKVRLASGEKLLPAYPSGAPDLESRFGELGKVGATKRLFRKPGGL; encoded by the coding sequence atgGACGACCCACCGCCCATGACGGctgctcaccaccactacgCGGCACCGCGGGGACGCCAGCTCGGCACAATTCCAGAACACCACGCGACGACCGCCGGCGGACCACGGACAACCGACGATTTGCTTCTGAACCTGACACCACGAGCTGCCGTCGAAGCTTTCCAGAACCCCTCGGGCTCCCTCAAAGCATCCATCGATGCCGCGACACCCTTCGAACAGGCCTTTGCCATGCGGGCCGCCATTGCCTCGAGCAACATTGCGGATTGGCTCGAAGACCTTTCCAGCTGGCCATGGCCCAAGGGAGGAGGTTCTGCCGGATTTGAGATGCCAATggcaaagaggaggagagtttCCAATGGAATTGACCGGGCGGACGAAGACGACCAGATGTACATTGGCAGCCTCGAGGTCTCTCAGGTGGTCCGGTACGAGAAGCGCATTGACGAGATCAACCAGGGTCTGGAGAAGCTCGACATTGAGGAGATCAAGACGCAGGTGCtacacaaccacatcatGCCGCTCTCTAGACCGGGGACCCCGTTGTTGGACTCGGGCCGTTCCGTCTCATctgccctctccaccttggCAAGGATGGACGATCTCACGGCGCTGCTCACGGCCACCCTCATGCAAGCGCTGCCGAATATCTCCAAGCTCACCAGGTTACTGGGCATCTGGACATTTCGCCTGCTTGTTTTGCGCAGGATTCCCGTCTTTTTGAAGTCGCTTGCTGATGCCGAAGTGGCGCTTCAGTCTGGGTGGCACGCGATTGGTGTCAAGTCTACGAAGACGGATGCTGCTGATACTGCCAGCTCGAACGGACCCCCCTCGGGCACTAATGGAGTCACGGTTCTTTCCCAGAAGGAGCACGAAGTGATGAAGACGGTGCTCGAGCGCAAGGTCGCCAGAACCGGCCGGGACTTGGATGCCATGCTGGACCTGCTTGAAGGGCAGGTGGACACACTTCCTGAGGAATGGATTGACCGGGTGGACTCGTTGGAGCATGAATATGGCGAGTGGACTGTTGCATGCGAGCAGAAGATTAGAGAAGCTGAGCTGGCAGAGCTTGCGCGGACGACACCTGAGCCAAAGACTCGGCAGGTCGCTTCTGGAGACAAGAGTCCCAttcctcccccaacgccaGAGAGCAAGGCGGCCACAGACATTGCTGAGccggtggttgttggaggggaagagaacAGCATCTCTGAAGAGTTCAACACTTCTGCCTCATCACGGCGAGAGTATTTCCCTTTGTTTGGTATGCCAGAAGAACCAACAAAATCAGAGCCGCGCTCACAAGACGGCATCAACAACGCGCCACAGGACCTCAGCAAGCGACTGGGCCTGCCCATCAAATTTGACCGACCTGATTGGCCAGCCATCAAGGTCCACGAACCAGCCGAGGAAtacgacaccaaccccatccgTTCAAGTCTCGACGGGGCCCGGAAATGGTCTCGGTTTGACGGAAATGGTCACCTGGTATCTTTTGATGGTctagaggaagaagagaagaaggattcGACTGGCTTGGCTGGTTCCTCTTCTGAGCAGGACCGCGTTTCGGACGCGCTCGACGGTACGAGCGGACTAGACACGACAGGGACCCCGTCGTACCGCTCCGAGGACGAGTACGAACTGACGGATGGCTCGGATGACTTTGTGCCGCAGCCGGATCTGCCGGTATTGCCCCGTTCCAGGAGAGCAAGCGATTCCGGAACGGTGGTCCATGAGGCCAGCTTGGCTAGGTTCATGGATTTCTCGAGCGACAGCCTCGACCAAGGTACCCCTGAGCGCCCTCGGCGGCGCGACGTTGATCTTGCCAGAAGCCTCGCCGAGAGTTACCGATCACCGAGCTCTCCACCAGCTCTTAACCGCGTGGCTAATAGATCCATGTCGGTTAGCTTCAACGAGGAGCCCATGATCCGACATCTGCCCAGCATCTCGAGCTCTCCCATGACGCCAAACTATAACCAGTCCTCGTtgtatgatgatgagattcCAACACAGCCCAATACCCCCGACAAGGCCAACGGCCCAGATGAGAAGCTTCAGCAGCAGATTAGCGACATTCTTCAATCGGTCCCAGCTAAGATCCGGTTGACCTCAGTACTGCCGCCgatcaacctcaacccacccGACTTCAAGATGCCTACGGCACGCAAGAAGATGTCCAACCCTAACCTCAAACGCAGTGTTTCCAACATTTCCCTGAGATCCAACGGCTCGCGAGCTGGCACCCCTTCTTTCACTCTTGCACCCGCTCTTGGCCGCACTCCACGGCAACGGCCCAAGCCCGGCAACCCGGAAATCAAACTCTACCACCTGTCGCGTTCCAACGGCGAAGCACCCATCAAGCTCTTCATAAGATGTGTCGGCGAGCGCGGAGAGCGCGTCATGGTCCGAGTAGGCGGTGGCTGGGCAGATTTGGGCGAATACCTCAAAGAATATGCCAGCCATCACGGCCGACGATCCGCCGTGGCCGAGGCAAGCAAGGTGGAAGTGAAGGACATTCCCAGATCTGCCACCGCCATGGCCATGCGCGGCGACGGCACCCTCGGGTCGACACCTCCCAGCAGACCAGCATCTTCCCACAGACCGATGTCCTCCCACGCGACCAGGAATGACGACTCACCGGGTCAACTCAAGGTGCGCAAGGTGAGAAGATCCAGCGCAGCTGTCGGGAGTGAGACGCCACTGGCAACGGTGACGGGGCCATGCAATCGCAGCAACACGCCTTCGACTGGTGGATCGAGGTCGAGTTCTAGGTTGAGCTGGCCTCAGGCTGGGGAGAAGgataaggaggaggaggttgtgctTGGGATGGCGGGGCCGAGGGCGAAGCAGATTGAGATGAGCGAGGAGAATAAGCAGTGGGTTGAGAGCGTGAAGCAGAAGGTTAGGCTTGCCAGTGGTGAGAAGCTGTTGCCTGCTTATCCCTCTGGGGCGCCGGATTTGGAGAGCAGGtttggggagctggggaaggTTGGGGCGACGAAGAGGCTGTTTAGGAAGCCGGGTGGGCTTTGA
- the SIS1 gene encoding Molecular chaperone (DnaJ superfamily) (EggNog:ENOG503NW97; BUSCO:EOG092641A6; COG:O), with protein sequence MVKETKLYDLLGISPTANADEIKKAYRKAALKWHPDKNKDNPDAAERFKECGQAYEILSDPEKRKLYDQFGLEVLLRGGAPPPDAGPGPGPNPFAGAGAGGMPEGFASFFSNAAGGGGGGGGTRFSYGFNFSDPNDLFRNTFRESSGGGDPFEDILFGATRGASAGRSRGPRGSFGSESMRARQPTPEVTTVERPLPLSLEDLFNGVTKKMKIKRKTFDETGKRITTDTVLEVPIKPGLKKGSKIRFKGVGDQEEGGQQDLVFIVEEKPHPLFAREGDDIVHTIDLDLKEALTGWKRQVTTIEGKNLNIDKAGPTQPGSSDTYPGLGMPISKKPGQRGNFIVRYNVKFPMTLTPTQKAKLKEIL encoded by the exons ATGGTCAAAGAGACTAAACTCTACGACCTCCTGGGTATATCCCCCACCGCAAATGCAGACGAGATTAAGAAGGCCTACCG GAAAGCCGCTCTAAAATGGCACCCcgacaagaacaaggacaACCCGGACGCTGCCGAGCGCTTCAAGGAGTGTGGCCAGGCCTACGAAATCCTCTCTGACCCAGAAAAGCGAAAGCTCTACGACCAGTTCGGCCTCGAGGTGCTTTTGCGTGGTGGTGCCCCGCCTCCGGATGCTGGACCTGGACCAGGCCCGAACCCATTTGCTGGAGCCGGCGCTGGCGGTATGCCCGAGGGCTTTGCTTCCTTCTTTTCGAACGcagctggcggcggcggcggcggtggcggcacACGCTTCTCGTACGGCTTCAACTTCAGCGATCCGAACGACCTCTTCCGGAACACCTTCCGCGAGAgcagtggcggcggcgatccGTTTGAGGATATTCTGTTTGGTGCTACGAGGGGTGCTTCTGCTGGCAGGTCACGCGGGCCTAGGGGGTCTTTTGGATCTGAAAGCATGAGGGCCAGGCAGCCGACGCCAGAGGTGACCACGGTGGAGAGGCCGCTGCCGCTTTCGTTGGAGGATCTCTTCAATGGCGTgaccaagaagatgaagattaAGCGCAAGACTTTTGATGAGACTGGGAAGCGGATAACGACGGATACGGTGCTGGAGGTGCCCATCAAGCCTGGTCTCAAGAAGGGGAGCAAGATTAGGTTTAAGGGTGTCGGTGatcaggaggagggtgggcaGCAGGATTTGGTGTTTATTGTTGAGGAG AAACCCCATCCGCTTTTTGCCCGTGAGGGCGACGATATCGTTCACACGATCGACCTGGATCTCAAGGAAGCCTTGACGGGCTGGAAGCGGCAAGTGACGACGATTGAGGGCAAGAACCTCAACATTGACAAGGCCGGCCCGACGCAACCCGGCAGCTCGGATACCTACCCCGGACTGGGTATGCCAATCTCGAAGAAGCCCGGCCAGCGCGGCAACTTTATCGTTAGATATAACGTCAAGTTTCCCATGACGTTGACGCCAACGCAAAAGGCAAAGTTGAAGGAGATTTTGTGA
- a CDS encoding uncharacterized protein (COG:S; EggNog:ENOG503P0SW), giving the protein MSSQKITTILLDCDNTLVLSEDLAFEGCADLINEIATTKSVPLPQPFTGPSLITEFVGQNFRGMMVSLQKRYNFSMTDAELDDYVRREEDVVIAKLKEKLVPCVGVDAVLEKLAKEGKYKLAVVSSSALRRVKASVEKVGQDKYFGEDVYSAATSLPVPTSKPDPAIYLHAIKVMGKRAEECIAVEDSKSGTLSGTRAGIKVVGYVGPYPEEEKEHMTQVLTEAGAVVVMRDWSEFEGVLERIQKGEL; this is encoded by the exons ATGTCTTCCCAAAAG ataacaaccatcctcctcgactgCGACAACACCCTAGTCCTATCTGAAGACCTAGCCTTCGAAGGCTGCGCCGACCTAATCAACGAaatcgccaccaccaaatccgtccccctcccccagccctTCACCggcccctccctcatcacagAATTCGTCGGCCAAAACTTCCGCGGCATGATGGTCTCCCTCCAGAAGCGCTACAACTTCTCCATGACCGACGCCGAACTCGACGACTACGTCCGCCGCGAGGAAGACGTCGTCATCGCCAAGCTAAAGGAGAAACTCGTCCCCTGCGTCGGGGTTGATGCGGTGTTGGAGAAGCTCGCAAAGGAGGGGAAATACAAGCTTGCTGTTGTTAGCTCGAGTGCCTTGAGGAGGGTAAAGGCGAGTGTGGAAAAGGTTGGGCAGGATAAGTactttggggaggatgtttaTAGTGCGGCGACGAGCCTGCCGGTGCCGACGAGCAAGCCTGATCCGGCGATTTATCTGCATGCGATCAAGGTcatggggaagagggcggaggagtgTATTGCTGTTGAGGACAGCAAGTCGGGGACGTTGAGCGGGACGAGGGCGGGAATTAAGGTGGTGGGGTATGTTGGGCCTTatccggaggaggagaaggagcacaTGACACAGGTGTTGACTgaggcgggggcggtggtggtgatgagggattGGAgtgagtttgagggggtgttggagaggattCAGAAGGGCGAGCTTTAG
- the RIT1 gene encoding tRNA A64-2'-O-ribosylphosphate transferase (COG:A; BUSCO:EOG09261N2L; EggNog:ENOG503NVWI), with the protein MATATPTLAEVIFPEQANHNFSRILGDLKRSNLSITNRLRSIQHDASFVESVADALQLPLVANERCGSWYIDPARKTASAYFKSTDGHTGQWKFSTRRINLHLLGVAGEHNGCIIVDSTRRGKRHPDALSKTIPTWCAVLNRALFPDIPSSHTLHVPPNAVSDSEASQISARLPDFVESFRSLKIDLAPLRAQLKKPLRPFWITQDDALDLAFSEDFHPVVCCTSSRRVTGTELGEGGYIQGAGDDTENWALGLTAQIWWKHKDELVSTPESDLPELIERLVAEEGPAGDSAGQVRRVAPGIYVGTLEAADAQLAISGTCVVSLLPKTTPQDSWVKSPSHMEVGLGKNKAASRLLRDALPRICEFASRFLCETKPDEEGTVPEKRFVILCGSGKDLSVGVALALYCWCFDAEGNIWSASDQRESFTKTAIRVKLGHIMNTVPDANPGRATLQSVNSYLMDWRK; encoded by the exons ATGGCTACAGCAACCCCCACGCTGGCTGAGGTGATATTCCCCGAGCAGGCCAACCACAACTTTTCACGCATTCTCGGAGACCTCAAGCGCTCCAACCTTTCCATCACAAACCGGCTCAGATCGATCCAACACGACGCCTCTTTTGTCGAGAGTGTCGCCGATGCGTTGCAGCTGCCGTTGGTCGCGAATGAGCGCTGCGGGAGCTGGTATATCGATCCGGCCAGGAAGACAGCCTCTGCTTACTTCAAGAGCACAGATGGGCATACCGGCCAGTGGAAGTTTAGCACGAGGAGGATAAATCTGCATTTGCTGGGTGTAGCTGGGGAACATAATGG GTGCATCATTGTTGACTCTACCCGGCGAGGCAAAC GACACCCAGACGCTCTAAGCAAAACAATCCCAACCTGGTGTGCAGTCCTCAACCGGGCCCTCTTCCCAGACATCCCCTCCTCACACACCCTCCACGTCCCACCAAACGCAGTCTCGGACTCGGAAGCCAGTCAAATCTCAGCCCGGCTCCCGGACTTTGTCGAGTCTTTTCGCTCACTCAAAATCGACCTCGCACCTCTCAGGGCCCAGCTGAAGAAACCGCTCCGCCCGTTCTGGATAACCCAAGACGACGCCCTCGACCTTGCATTCTCCGAGGACTTCCACCCAGTAGTCTGCTGCACCAGCTCCCGAAGAGTCACCGGAACAGAGCTAGGTGAGGGCGGGTACATCCAGGGAGCAGGAGACGACACGGAGAACTGGGCGCTGGGTCTGACGGCGCAGATCTGGTGGAAGCACAAGGATGAGTTAGTCTCCACACCAGAGAGTGACCTCCCCGAGCTTATCGAGAGGCTCGTGGCCGAGGAAGGGCCCGCCGGTGATTCCGCCGGGCAAGTGAGAAGAGTTGCTCCGGGGATCTATGTAGGCACCCTCGAAGCGGCTGACGCTCAACTTGCGATTTCGGGGACGTGTGTAGTCAGCTTGCTGCCCAAGACAACCCCTCAGGATTCTTGGGTCAAGTCGCCTTCTCATatggaggttgggttggggaagaacAAGGCTGCCAGTAGGCTGTTGAGAGATGCTCTGCCAAGGATCTGTGAGTTTGCATCTCGTTTTCTGTGCGAGACAAAACCAGACGAGGAAGGCACAGTGCCTGAGAAGAGGTTCGTTATACTCTGCGGGTCAGGAAAAGATCTCTCGGTAGGCGTCGCTCTAGCTCTCTACTGCTGGTGTTTTGACGCCGAGGGAAACATTTGGTCAGCAAGTGACCAAAGGGAGTCCTTCACCAAGACTGCCATCCGGGTCAAGCTAGGGCACATTATGAACACAGTCCCCGACGCCAACCCCGGCAGAGCCACCCTCCAAAGCGTAAACAGTTACTTGATGGACTGGCGAAAGTGA
- a CDS encoding uncharacterized protein (EggNog:ENOG503P4JT; COG:S) yields MASLMPVHAVFAPAGNGASNGGGGGGGDGQKPKRARTSKPKVKTGCNNCKQRRIKCDELRPECYNCVRSKKICSGYPPPPRSARPFEEIRIAPKPIAGAGAVAAAPPPVRDALQLQPHPRRVAKQLKRTTSPLTPVTPQAFMMPTMPTMPVLPINVSINLPFTAEEGLYFQLFRERTASELSGFFDSAFWARSVLQECHGASAIRHAVVALGALYKTLDKTNESPPGSPSSNTSPYDSARRHWEMAFRQYANALSALIKADSAESSNRTRLMASVLLACFDSFVGDHQQAIVQIQNGLRLLEKLRQERRRAFLPKPEEPVEEELIQMFTRLAIQAKSYDMAFHFPQPYVVRLTAAAQDPSSPGSEGGSPISTDQGPVPERFSTVQEARIIWDRLVERIFRFTETMFVEAQHGVMGILPTTLAQRGMSFKKEMDDWAHAFEHILQSRTAPGVSSQEKACIAAVKMHQIMSSILFMMTFSDSELHFDKFTPDFKHIVDLALEVVGDEERRAAAKRCPDQRFCYHQSRCEPDIFGGHEYAARHIKPSFSADLGIVPPLYVVATKCRDPILRRQAIQLLRSSARREGMWDSELTARIGMWIAEVEEEGLFAPSDFAPSPTGSSPVQLYSPRPSTSGSSLTPPPSATYSGGRSSLSPQPGFEYTDSPPSQNGYARQSSLSPSVLSVQIPKKIVPAEKRVMVRAVEFSLRDRSATIQLGSRNLRLGTPDLRTKVTRITW; encoded by the exons ATGGCTTCTCTGATGCCAGTCCACGCTGTCTTTGCGCCAGCTGGAAATGGCGCTTCgaatggcggtggtggtggtggtggtgatgggcaaAAGCCAAAGCGCGCGAGAACCAGCAAACCCAAGGTCAAGACGGGGTGTAACAACTGCAA ACAACGAAGGATCAAATGCGACGAACTTCGACCAGAATGCTACAACTGCGTGAGATCAAAAAAGATTTGTTCCGgatacccccctcctccgcgcAGCGCCAGACCGTTTGAAGAAATCAGAATTGCACCAAAACCAattgccggtgccggtgccgttgCGGCCGCTCCCCCACCCGTTCGCGATGCTCTTCAACTGCAGCCTCACCCACGACGGGTGGCCAAACAGCTCAAGCGGACCACAAGCCCCCTTACACCAGTAACACCTCAAGCGTTCATGATGCCAACAATGCCAACCATGCCGGTTTTGCCGATTAACGTCTCGATAAATCTCCCATTCACCGCCGAAGAAGGACTCTATTTCCAGCTGTTCCGTGAGCGGACGGCAAGTGAACTCTCGGGCTTCTTCGACTCTGCCTTCTGGGCACGAAGCGTCCTGCAGGAATGCCATGGCGCATCCGCCATTCGGCATGCGGTTGTTGCTCTCGGAGCCTTGTACAAAACTCTAGATAAAACAAACGAGTCACCGCCGGGGTCACCAAGTTCAAACACCAGCCCCTATGATAGTGCCAGGAGGCACTGGGAGATGGCTTTCAGGCAGTACGCCAACGCTCTGAGCGCGCTAATCAAGGCCGATTCAGCAGAGTCCTCCAACAGGACGAGATTGATGGCGAGCGTGCTGTTGGCATGCTTTGACTCGTTTGTTGGCGACCATCAGCAAGCTATTGTCCAAATCCAAAATGGGCTTCGACTGTTGGAGAAGCTCCGCCAGGAACGGAGACGGGCATTCTTACCCAAGCCTGAGGAAccggtggaggaagagctcaTTCAGATGTTCACTCGACTAGCCATTCAAGCAAAATCCTACGACATGGCCTTCCATTTTCCACAACCCTATGTCGTCCGCCTGACCGCGGCTGCCCAAGACCCCAGCTCACCGGGCTCTGAGGGCGGCTCGCCCATTTCAACTGACCAAGGTCCCGTCCCAGAGCGATTCTCAACTGTGCAGGAAGCTCGTATCATATGGGATCGCCTTGTCGAGCGCATCTTCCGCTTCACCGAGACCATGTTTGTTGAGGCTCAACACGGTGTCATGGGCATCCTTCCAACCACGCTGGCGCAGCGCGGTATGAGTTTCAAAAAGGAAATGGATGACTGGGCTCATGCATTCGAACACATCCTTCAGTCCAGAACGGCACCGGGCGTGAGCAGCCAGGAAAAGGCATGCATTGCTGCAGTGAAGATGCATCAGATCATGAGTAGTATTCTGTTTATGATGACATTTTCCGACAGCGAGCTGCACTTTGACAAGTTCACGCCGGATTTCAAGCACATTGTGGATCTCGCTCTGGAAgttgttggtgacgaggaAAGAAGAGCGGCAGCCAAGCGTTGCCCAGATCAGAGATTTTGTTACCACCAAAGCCGATGCGAACCCGATATCTTTGGAGGCCACGAATACGCCGCACGCCATATCAAGCCCAGCTTCAGCGCGGATCTGGGTATCGTTCCGCCGTTGTATGTGGTGGCGACCAAGTGCCGTGACCCCATCCTTCGACGGCAGGCCATTCAGCTCCTGAGGAGCAGCGCCAGGAGAGAAGGCATGTGGGACAGCGAGCTGACGGCACGCATCGGGATGTGGATTGCCGAGGTAGAGGAAGAGGGTTTGTTTGCCCCCAGTGATTTTGCTCCGTCGCCCACCGGTTCGAGCCCTGTACAGCTGTACTCGCCCCGTCCGTCGACAAGCGGCAGTTCTTtgacgccgccgccttctgcGACGTACAGCGGAGGCCGATCGAGCCTCAGCCCTCAACCTGGGTTCGAGTACACAGACAGCCCGCCTAGTCAGAATGGATATGCACGACAATCGTCGCTTTCACCCAGTGTTTTGTCGGTGCAGATACCGAAAAAGATTGTGCCGGCAGAGAAGCGCGTCATGGTCAGGGCAGTCGAGTTCAGCCTGCGTGACCGATCGGCTACGATACAACTGGGCTCGCGAAACCTCAGACTGGGGACACCGGATTTGAGGACGAAAGTGACGAGGATTACGTGGTGA